The Flavobacterium marginilacus genome window below encodes:
- the rimP gene encoding ribosome assembly cofactor RimP: MTFKEKVKQVLEEVLLEKPSIFLIDLTVTDSFKIIIGIDGDNGVVLQDCIDISRAVEGNLDREEQDFSLEVASVGVGSPLKLVRQYKKNIGRTLIVKTNQENIEAELVEANDLFIILSWKAREAKKVGKGKETVQKELQIPYADIKEAVVTVTF, from the coding sequence ATGACATTTAAAGAGAAAGTAAAGCAGGTATTAGAAGAGGTTCTTCTGGAAAAACCATCTATTTTTTTAATTGACTTGACTGTAACGGATAGTTTTAAAATTATTATTGGGATTGATGGGGATAATGGAGTGGTTTTGCAGGACTGTATTGATATAAGTCGTGCTGTTGAGGGTAACTTAGACAGAGAAGAACAGGATTTCTCATTAGAAGTAGCTTCGGTAGGAGTAGGTTCTCCTTTAAAATTAGTTAGGCAGTATAAAAAGAATATTGGCAGAACATTAATTGTTAAAACCAATCAAGAAAATATTGAGGCAGAATTAGTTGAAGCTAATGATCTTTTTATAATTTTGTCTTGGAAAGCCAGAGAAGCCAAAAAAGTGGGTAAGGGAAAAGAGACGGTTCAAAAGGAATTGCAGATACCTTACGCAGATATTAAAGAAGCAGTTGTTACAGTAACATTTTAA
- a CDS encoding universal stress protein: MKKILIPTDFSKYADEAIEVGAQIAKKNNSEIVLIHMLELPTHMNDAISGETSIPEIMLFKRKAEETLKSIKNRPYLDGIAVTEVVRLDGAYKGINNYIKQNSDFDLIVMGSHGATGLNEILVGSNTEKVVRQSEVPVLVIKNKLENFKAANIIFASDFSNEIKKPFKKVIEFAKIFEAKLNLVMICTPNSFKSTSAARKIINEFVAEFDMPEYTFETYNESNIEKGIINYSNENNGDIIAFCTHGRTALNHFFTGSISEDLVNHSQKPVLTFRV, from the coding sequence ATGAAAAAAATTCTTATCCCAACTGATTTTTCAAAATATGCTGATGAAGCTATAGAAGTTGGCGCACAAATTGCAAAAAAAAACAACAGCGAAATTGTCTTAATTCACATGCTGGAACTACCTACACACATGAATGACGCCATATCCGGCGAAACAAGCATCCCGGAAATTATGCTATTCAAACGCAAAGCAGAAGAAACTCTAAAAAGCATAAAAAACCGTCCATATCTAGACGGAATAGCAGTAACCGAAGTAGTTAGACTCGATGGTGCTTACAAAGGAATCAACAACTACATTAAACAAAACAGCGATTTTGACTTAATTGTAATGGGATCTCACGGAGCAACCGGTCTTAATGAAATCTTAGTAGGTTCTAATACCGAAAAAGTCGTAAGACAATCTGAAGTTCCAGTTTTAGTAATCAAAAACAAACTAGAAAACTTCAAAGCAGCAAACATCATTTTCGCTTCAGATTTCTCTAACGAAATCAAAAAACCTTTCAAAAAGGTTATTGAATTTGCTAAAATATTTGAAGCAAAATTAAACCTTGTAATGATCTGCACTCCAAACAGCTTCAAAAGCACTTCGGCTGCACGCAAAATCATAAACGAATTCGTTGCTGAATTTGATATGCCAGAGTATACTTTTGAAACATACAACGAAAGCAACATTGAAAAAGGAATCATAAATTACTCTAATGAAAACAATGGAGACATAATTGCTTTCTGCACACACGGAAGAACTGCATTAAACCATTTCTTCACTGGAAGCATTTCTGAAGATCTAGTAAATCACTCTCAAAAGCCAGTATTAACTTTTAGAGTATAA
- a CDS encoding glycosyltransferase family 117 protein, with protein MTSFNFNKWNTITGWFAFSIALITYTLTVEPTMSFWDCGEYIATAAKLEVGHPPGAPLFQMIGAFFAMFALDKEHIALMVNMTSVFSSAFTILFMFWSSTIILKKVISQYTEINSSNAIVILGSSLVGSLAYTFSDSFWFNAVEAEVYAMASLLISLLLWLGLRWEQDMDTPRGHKWLLLISLVVGLSFGVHFMALLTIPAIGFLYYFKNYKVVTVKNFIIANIVVVSVLLFIFKLLLPLTMAFFGKTEVFMVNSMGLPFNSGTIFVTLLLIAFFYFGLNYTRSKGLVHYNTLILCILFILIGFSTWLMLPIRANSETVINENKPSDAAEVLAYYNREQYGVNPLFYGPQYTEAFTGLDPETPYLDKAPNYERDYKTGKYVIVNNYKNAEQNSDNSQKTILPRMWSTEHIENYINFTHPPAFRINPNHDYDEDLVKYGLDPSKLSEEDYNKAVAQLKNETEKTVSEFRQAYAQKQIDNEGYVAFLKHYSDYLIIEKPTTADNFSFMFEYQFGYMYWRYLMWNFVGRQNDEQGRYDYLDGNWISGIPFVDNLHLVSQDNLPKDTLNNKGRNVYFFLPFILGLIGIMHHASKDRKSFYVLLALFLFMGIALKIYLNERPFEPRERDYALVGSFYVFAIWIGFGVYSLYESFQKYLSPKIAGPVFIGASLLAAPVLMAYQNWDDHDRSGKYTATAMAKAYLESCDPNAILFTIGDNDTFPLWYAQEIEGIRTDIKIVNTSLFMTDWYIDQMKRKAYQSNALPISFTHNEYVGDKLDYVAHIQKTESRWDLPAFIKFIKDPRSTVEMQNGQTIHFYPTNKIRIPINKANIIKNKIVNPKLYDSIVPYIDIDIKGSAIYKNRLMMLDLINNNNWKRPVYFSGGAFDAEDYLWMKDYLQLEGMVYKLVPIKTAFTEDSGQMDMGRIDTENMYAKVMAWDWGNSDSDKIYHDPETRRESLTYRMNLARLMKQLIAEGKIDKAKKIIELAMTKMPLEKFGYYSLVEPFAKGYYDVGEKAKAHDLLEKLINKYRENLNYYAKLAPSEQSDVSIEIITDIERYRSLLTVMQESKDQAYYNSSKKTFNTYIEIFARFGRKKE; from the coding sequence ATGACATCATTCAATTTCAACAAATGGAATACCATTACAGGTTGGTTTGCCTTTTCAATCGCTTTAATAACTTATACGCTTACTGTTGAGCCTACCATGAGCTTTTGGGATTGTGGAGAATATATTGCTACTGCTGCAAAACTAGAGGTTGGGCATCCGCCAGGAGCACCTTTGTTCCAAATGATTGGTGCTTTCTTTGCAATGTTTGCTTTAGACAAAGAACATATTGCATTGATGGTAAACATGACATCTGTATTTTCAAGTGCTTTCACCATATTATTTATGTTTTGGTCATCAACTATAATTTTGAAAAAAGTTATAAGTCAGTATACCGAAATAAACAGCAGTAATGCTATTGTAATACTTGGAAGTTCTTTAGTAGGTTCGCTTGCTTATACTTTTTCGGACAGTTTTTGGTTTAATGCAGTAGAAGCTGAAGTTTATGCAATGGCCAGTTTATTAATTTCTCTGCTTTTATGGCTAGGATTACGCTGGGAACAGGATATGGATACTCCTAGAGGTCATAAATGGTTATTGTTAATTTCGCTTGTAGTTGGATTATCATTTGGAGTGCACTTCATGGCCTTGTTAACTATTCCTGCTATTGGATTTTTATATTATTTTAAAAACTACAAAGTAGTAACAGTAAAAAATTTCATAATTGCCAACATTGTAGTTGTTTCTGTTTTACTTTTCATCTTCAAATTATTATTACCTTTAACAATGGCTTTCTTTGGTAAAACCGAAGTCTTCATGGTTAATTCAATGGGACTGCCTTTTAACTCAGGAACTATTTTTGTAACACTGCTTCTAATAGCTTTCTTCTATTTTGGATTGAATTATACCCGCAGTAAAGGATTAGTACACTATAACACTCTTATTCTTTGTATTCTTTTCATTCTTATAGGATTTTCAACATGGCTGATGTTGCCAATTCGTGCCAATTCTGAAACTGTCATCAATGAAAACAAACCATCTGATGCTGCCGAAGTTTTAGCATATTACAACAGAGAGCAATACGGAGTTAACCCATTATTTTATGGTCCTCAATACACCGAGGCTTTTACAGGATTAGACCCTGAAACTCCATATTTAGACAAAGCTCCTAACTACGAGAGAGATTACAAAACCGGCAAATATGTTATTGTAAACAATTACAAGAATGCCGAACAAAATTCAGACAACAGCCAAAAAACCATTCTTCCAAGAATGTGGAGCACAGAACATATTGAAAACTATATTAACTTCACACATCCGCCGGCATTTAGAATAAATCCAAACCATGATTATGATGAAGATCTTGTAAAATATGGATTGGATCCAAGCAAATTAAGTGAAGAAGATTACAACAAAGCAGTTGCACAATTAAAAAATGAAACTGAAAAAACGGTATCTGAGTTCAGACAGGCTTATGCTCAAAAACAAATTGACAATGAAGGATATGTTGCTTTTCTAAAACACTATAGCGACTATTTAATTATAGAAAAACCAACCACTGCAGACAACTTCAGCTTTATGTTCGAATACCAATTTGGATACATGTACTGGAGGTATTTAATGTGGAATTTTGTTGGAAGACAAAACGACGAACAGGGCAGATATGACTATCTTGACGGAAACTGGATAAGCGGTATTCCATTTGTAGACAATTTACACTTAGTTTCTCAAGACAATTTACCAAAAGATACTTTAAACAATAAAGGAAGAAACGTATATTTCTTTTTACCATTTATACTTGGGTTAATTGGAATTATGCATCATGCGAGCAAAGACAGAAAAAGCTTTTATGTTTTATTAGCACTTTTCCTTTTTATGGGAATTGCGTTAAAAATATACCTGAACGAAAGACCATTTGAACCGCGCGAAAGAGACTATGCCTTAGTAGGATCATTTTACGTATTTGCCATTTGGATAGGTTTTGGCGTATATTCATTATATGAAAGTTTTCAAAAATACCTTTCTCCAAAAATTGCAGGTCCTGTATTCATAGGAGCTTCATTATTGGCAGCACCAGTATTAATGGCTTATCAAAACTGGGATGATCACGACCGTTCAGGGAAATACACAGCAACCGCTATGGCAAAAGCCTATTTAGAATCATGTGATCCAAATGCTATTTTATTTACCATTGGAGATAACGACACATTTCCTCTTTGGTATGCTCAGGAAATAGAAGGCATCCGTACCGATATTAAAATTGTAAATACAAGTTTATTTATGACAGATTGGTACATTGATCAAATGAAGAGAAAAGCATATCAATCCAATGCTCTGCCAATTTCATTTACACATAATGAATATGTGGGAGATAAACTTGACTATGTAGCACATATTCAAAAAACCGAAAGCCGCTGGGATTTACCCGCTTTTATAAAATTCATAAAAGACCCTAGATCTACTGTAGAAATGCAAAATGGACAAACCATACATTTTTATCCGACTAATAAAATCAGAATTCCTATTAATAAAGCCAACATTATAAAGAACAAAATTGTCAATCCAAAATTATACGATTCAATTGTTCCTTATATTGATATTGATATAAAAGGAAGTGCCATCTACAAAAACAGACTGATGATGCTTGACCTTATCAACAACAACAACTGGAAAAGACCTGTTTATTTTAGCGGAGGCGCATTTGATGCAGAAGATTATTTATGGATGAAAGATTATCTTCAATTAGAAGGTATGGTTTATAAATTAGTTCCAATAAAAACAGCATTCACTGAAGATTCTGGTCAAATGGATATGGGACGAATTGACACTGAAAACATGTATGCCAAAGTAATGGCGTGGGATTGGGGGAACAGCGACAGTGACAAAATATATCATGATCCAGAAACGCGCAGAGAAAGTCTTACTTACCGAATGAATTTGGCCCGATTGATGAAACAGCTGATCGCTGAAGGAAAAATTGACAAAGCCAAAAAAATCATTGAGTTAGCAATGACAAAAATGCCTTTGGAAAAATTTGGATATTACTCCTTAGTTGAACCATTTGCTAAAGGTTACTATGATGTTGGAGAAAAGGCTAAAGCACATGATTTATTAGAAAAATTGATAAACAAATATCGCGAAAACCTTAATTATTATGCAAAATTAGCTCCTTCAGAACAATCTGATGTAAGTATTGAAATCATTACCGACATAGAGCGTTACAGAAGCTTATTAACAGTTATGCAGGAAAGTAAAGATCAGGCATATTACAATTCAAGCAAAAAAACATTTAACACTTATATTGAAATATTTGCCCGATTTGGACGCAAAAAAGAATAG
- a CDS encoding polysaccharide deacetylase family protein, producing the protein MKFYWIKTNTFIKKIFSNFTWDIPNAENKIYLTFDDGPTPEVTEWVLEELKKHQAKATFFCIGKNIENSPGLFQKVINEGHAIGNHTFNHFNGWKTSSNDYVKNTFLCQAEINRLNTANNKLFRPPYGKIKKSQSKELRRLGYKIIMWNVLSADFDQTITPEKCLENVLKNTVSGSIIIFHDSVKAYKNLEYVLPRSLQILKERGFTFDTIH; encoded by the coding sequence ATGAAATTCTATTGGATTAAGACAAATACGTTTATAAAAAAAATATTCTCCAATTTTACATGGGATATTCCCAATGCAGAGAATAAAATCTACCTCACTTTTGACGACGGGCCAACTCCTGAAGTAACTGAATGGGTTTTGGAAGAACTAAAAAAGCATCAGGCAAAAGCAACATTTTTTTGCATTGGAAAGAATATAGAAAACAGCCCAGGTTTATTTCAAAAAGTAATCAATGAAGGTCATGCAATAGGAAATCACACTTTTAATCATTTTAATGGCTGGAAAACAAGTTCTAATGATTATGTAAAAAACACTTTCCTATGCCAAGCTGAAATCAACAGATTAAACACAGCAAACAACAAGCTGTTTCGTCCGCCATACGGCAAAATAAAAAAATCACAATCTAAAGAATTGCGAAGACTGGGTTACAAAATAATCATGTGGAATGTCCTCAGTGCCGATTTTGACCAAACCATAACACCAGAAAAATGTCTTGAAAACGTACTCAAAAATACTGTTTCGGGAAGTATAATTATTTTCCACGACAGTGTAAAAGCTTATAAAAATCTGGAATATGTACTCCCTCGGTCATTACAAATCCTAAAAGAAAGAGGTTTTACATTTGACACAATCCATTAA
- a CDS encoding thioredoxin family protein, with amino-acid sequence MSKFGELINVQVPVLIDFYTDWNEPSLSMHPVIKDVAAALGDKVKVIMIDVDKNQELAEALRIKGLPTLMIYKEGMMIWRQSGELDANTLIGIVQEQL; translated from the coding sequence ATGTCAAAATTTGGAGAACTTATAAATGTACAAGTTCCTGTGTTGATAGATTTTTACACAGATTGGAACGAACCATCACTTTCGATGCATCCTGTAATAAAAGATGTAGCAGCTGCGCTTGGAGATAAAGTAAAAGTTATCATGATAGATGTAGATAAAAATCAAGAATTGGCCGAAGCACTGCGTATTAAAGGCTTGCCTACCTTGATGATATATAAAGAAGGAATGATGATATGGAGACAATCCGGCGAGCTTGATGCCAATACTTTAATTGGAATTGTACAAGAACAATTGTAG
- a CDS encoding metallophosphoesterase: MILRLFFFGAVLFIIELYAFQAVKTLIKMRWMLISYQVISFLLFAFILYSFTQFDRSVGQTKQTMFTMGLLLLVYVPKIVTMIILLGEDVFRIAAGAVNYFIDNNNKADFLPSRRKFVSQIGLGLAAIPFLSLIYGIFEGKYNFKVIKQAVHFPDLPDAFDGFTITQISDVHSGSFDNPEKISYAIDLVNEQNSDLILFTGDIVNTHAKEMHPWIETFNRIKEHKYGKFSVLGNHDYGEYVTWPSQKAKDENFEGIKKLYGDIGFQLLLNEHTFIEKDGEKIALVGVENWGRNFKQAGDLKKASQHLTKEDFKILMSHDPSHWNEVVQHDDKHFQLTLSGHTHGMQFGIEIPGVFKWSLAQYVYKQWAGLYENLGRYVYVNRGFGFHAYPGRVGIMPEITVIQLIKGEKLA; encoded by the coding sequence ATGATTCTACGTTTATTTTTTTTCGGAGCTGTTCTTTTTATTATTGAGCTTTATGCATTCCAAGCTGTCAAAACTTTGATTAAGATGCGATGGATGCTGATTTCTTATCAAGTAATAAGTTTTCTTCTTTTTGCTTTTATCCTTTATTCTTTTACACAGTTTGACCGTTCGGTCGGGCAGACTAAGCAGACTATGTTTACCATGGGACTGCTGCTTTTGGTTTATGTTCCAAAAATTGTAACAATGATTATTCTTTTGGGCGAAGATGTGTTTCGTATAGCAGCAGGTGCAGTTAATTATTTTATCGATAATAACAACAAAGCTGATTTTTTGCCTTCGAGACGTAAATTTGTAAGCCAAATTGGTTTAGGCCTAGCAGCTATTCCTTTTCTGTCGCTGATTTATGGAATATTTGAAGGGAAATATAATTTTAAAGTCATAAAGCAAGCGGTGCATTTCCCTGATCTGCCAGATGCTTTTGATGGTTTTACAATAACTCAAATTTCTGATGTGCACAGCGGCAGTTTTGATAATCCTGAGAAAATCAGTTACGCAATTGATTTGGTTAATGAACAGAATTCGGATTTGATTTTGTTTACAGGAGATATCGTTAATACGCATGCCAAAGAAATGCATCCTTGGATTGAGACTTTCAACAGAATTAAGGAGCATAAATATGGCAAATTTTCGGTGCTTGGGAACCACGATTATGGAGAATACGTGACCTGGCCTTCGCAGAAAGCTAAAGATGAAAACTTTGAAGGAATCAAAAAATTGTATGGAGATATTGGTTTTCAGCTGTTATTGAATGAGCATACTTTTATTGAAAAAGACGGAGAAAAAATTGCATTGGTAGGAGTAGAAAACTGGGGCAGAAATTTTAAACAGGCAGGAGATTTAAAGAAAGCTTCGCAGCATTTAACCAAAGAGGATTTTAAAATTTTAATGAGCCATGACCCAAGCCACTGGAACGAAGTGGTGCAGCATGATGATAAGCATTTTCAGTTAACATTGTCCGGTCATACGCATGGAATGCAGTTTGGTATTGAAATTCCAGGTGTTTTCAAATGGAGTCTGGCACAATATGTGTATAAGCAATGGGCAGGATTATATGAAAACTTAGGGAGATACGTTTATGTAAACAGAGGTTTTGGTTTTCATGCATATCCTGGCAGAGTGGGGATTATGCCTGAGATTACAGTTATTCAACTAATAAAAGGAGAAAAATTAGCATAA
- a CDS encoding sensor histidine kinase yields the protein MKIKHQLAIFNALSRLLLILVLWLMLPVLVEKVVYNHINKSLLEKKQKFIDHLDKEEINDFIVRNDTSETYASFSTLHSEFLVLSRMPSAGKINQTLFVTEPRIIEEESNDYRILQYYFKYENENYLLEIGNSLSEINDLTFVIRLFFIMVLIVIVVITFVADTFYIEYLLKPFYKIIDTKIRHVNEPEAFDHTPIKTHSTDFQELDTVLNQMMDRISELFKKEKQFIGNVSHELLTPIALLKNKFENLLQNESLNDGAVDKIVSSLSTLDLLKKIIANLLLISKIENNQYEANEVIDFDAIITDLVSDLQDRIDDKELSFDKKLQHHFNFKGNRTLMHILFYNLIVNAIKYNKPLGTIEIADGFLDGKYFISISDSGIGMNEKQQQNVFKRFTRVSTDQEGQGLGLAIVESIAQFHHIAIEISSEINVGTTFLLLFAKEPKSN from the coding sequence ATGAAAATCAAACATCAGCTGGCTATTTTTAATGCATTATCACGTTTACTGCTGATATTGGTTTTGTGGCTGATGCTTCCTGTCTTAGTCGAAAAAGTGGTTTACAATCATATTAATAAAAGTCTGCTGGAGAAAAAGCAGAAATTCATTGACCATTTAGATAAGGAGGAAATAAATGATTTCATAGTTCGGAATGATACTTCTGAAACATATGCTAGTTTTTCGACTTTACACAGCGAGTTTCTTGTGCTTTCCAGAATGCCTTCCGCTGGTAAAATAAATCAGACGCTTTTTGTTACTGAACCAAGAATTATTGAAGAAGAAAGCAACGACTATAGAATTCTTCAGTATTATTTTAAGTATGAAAACGAAAATTATCTGTTAGAAATAGGGAACAGTTTGAGTGAAATTAATGACCTGACTTTCGTAATTAGGCTTTTCTTTATAATGGTTTTGATTGTTATTGTTGTGATTACTTTTGTGGCTGATACTTTTTATATCGAATATTTATTAAAGCCTTTTTATAAAATTATTGATACTAAAATCCGTCATGTCAACGAACCCGAGGCTTTTGATCACACCCCGATAAAAACACATTCTACGGATTTTCAGGAATTGGATACGGTTTTAAACCAAATGATGGATAGAATCAGTGAATTGTTTAAGAAAGAAAAACAGTTTATAGGCAATGTTTCTCATGAACTGCTGACTCCGATTGCATTATTGAAAAACAAATTTGAGAATCTGCTTCAAAACGAGTCTTTGAATGATGGTGCCGTGGACAAAATTGTGAGTTCATTAAGCACATTGGATTTGTTGAAAAAGATAATTGCTAATCTGCTACTGATTTCAAAAATCGAAAACAATCAGTATGAAGCGAATGAAGTGATTGATTTTGATGCAATAATTACTGATTTGGTAAGCGATTTACAGGATAGAATTGATGATAAAGAATTGTCTTTTGATAAAAAACTACAGCATCATTTTAATTTTAAAGGAAATAGAACCTTAATGCATATTCTTTTTTATAATCTGATTGTAAATGCCATCAAATACAATAAGCCATTGGGTACAATTGAAATTGCTGATGGGTTTTTGGATGGAAAATATTTTATATCAATATCTGACTCAGGAATTGGAATGAATGAAAAACAGCAGCAGAATGTTTTTAAGCGATTTACCAGAGTGAGCACAGATCAGGAAGGGCAGGGTTTAGGGCTTGCAATTGTTGAAAGTATTGCTCAATTCCACCATATTGCGATTGAAATTTCATCTGAAATAAATGTTGGTACCACTTTTCTTTTATTGTTTGCAAAAGAGCCAAAATCTAATTAA
- a CDS encoding response regulator transcription factor — protein MKILIVEDNPELAVEVKEYLSGSGYICKVSKNCEEALEEINSNDYDIMLLDLGLPDGSGFDILKEIRKTESKAAVIIITAQGELEDRINGLQLGADDYLTKPFALTELGARLFAIIRRMHGYTVNQLDVHGFSLKLQDYKVSYAEIPINLTKKEFDIFQYLVLNKNRVITRLQLTEHIWGDILEVNSDSNFIDVHVRNLRKKLDKHSKIEWFETVRNVGYRINV, from the coding sequence ATGAAAATTCTAATTGTTGAAGATAATCCCGAGTTGGCTGTAGAGGTGAAAGAATATCTTTCGGGAAGTGGTTATATCTGTAAAGTTTCGAAGAATTGCGAAGAGGCTTTGGAAGAAATCAACAGCAACGATTATGATATTATGCTTTTGGATTTGGGTCTGCCAGACGGAAGCGGTTTTGATATTTTGAAAGAGATTCGGAAAACCGAGTCTAAAGCTGCGGTAATTATCATTACTGCCCAAGGCGAACTGGAAGACCGCATAAACGGATTACAGCTTGGTGCGGATGATTATTTGACAAAACCTTTTGCTTTGACCGAATTGGGTGCGCGTTTGTTTGCGATTATCCGCAGAATGCACGGGTACACGGTGAATCAGCTGGATGTTCATGGTTTTAGTCTGAAACTGCAGGATTACAAGGTAAGTTATGCCGAAATTCCAATTAATCTCACCAAAAAGGAATTTGATATTTTTCAGTATTTGGTTTTGAATAAAAATCGGGTTATAACCCGTCTGCAGTTGACTGAACATATTTGGGGAGATATTCTGGAGGTGAATTCGGATTCTAATTTTATTGATGTTCATGTTCGGAATCTTAGAAAGAAATTGGATAAGCACAGTAAAATTGAGTGGTTTGAAACGGTTAGAAATGTTGGTTATAGAATTAATGTCTAA